From Actinopolymorpha cephalotaxi, one genomic window encodes:
- a CDS encoding ABC transporter ATP-binding protein produces the protein MPGELPPLLSVRGLRTGFDLDEGHVRAVDGVDLTVRSGHTLCVVGESGCGKSITARSILQLVERPGRIIEGRVLYRLGEDHPLLKAPHPSRQDRAAVQAASDGTLDLARLDPKGTAIRAIRGSEIAMIFQEPMVSLSPVHTIGHQIAENIRTHEEVTKKEARERTIDELRRVGIPRPERRFDSYTFQLSGGMRQRAMIAMALACRPKLLIADEPTTALDVTTQAQILELIQELQEQLDMAVMLITHDLGVVAEVADEVAVMYLGLVVEQCGVDDLFHDPRHPYTRALLDSIPTVGPRAKRRLAAIRGMVPHPYDRPVGCPFHTRCVSAMPGVCDAVVPPTLTVTRADGTVDRAVRCLLYDSAESVRRGPIRAGEAGR, from the coding sequence ATGCCAGGCGAACTTCCGCCGCTGCTGAGTGTTCGAGGCCTGAGAACCGGCTTCGACCTCGACGAGGGCCATGTACGGGCGGTCGACGGCGTCGACCTCACCGTGCGAAGCGGCCACACGTTGTGCGTCGTAGGTGAGTCGGGATGCGGCAAGAGCATCACCGCCAGGTCGATCCTCCAACTGGTGGAACGCCCAGGCCGAATCATCGAGGGTCGAGTGCTCTACCGACTCGGTGAAGACCACCCTCTCCTGAAGGCTCCGCACCCATCTCGACAGGATCGCGCAGCGGTGCAGGCCGCCAGTGACGGCACGCTCGACCTGGCACGCCTCGATCCGAAGGGAACCGCGATCCGGGCCATCCGCGGCAGCGAAATCGCGATGATCTTCCAGGAGCCGATGGTCTCGCTGAGTCCCGTCCACACGATCGGGCACCAGATCGCGGAGAATATCCGCACCCACGAAGAGGTGACCAAGAAGGAAGCGCGAGAGCGAACCATCGACGAACTCCGAAGGGTCGGTATCCCGCGACCGGAGCGTAGGTTCGACTCCTACACCTTCCAGCTCTCCGGCGGGATGCGACAGCGCGCGATGATCGCGATGGCGCTGGCGTGTCGACCGAAGCTGCTCATCGCCGACGAGCCCACCACCGCCCTCGACGTCACCACTCAGGCTCAGATCCTCGAACTCATTCAGGAACTTCAGGAGCAGCTTGACATGGCGGTGATGCTGATCACCCACGATCTGGGAGTAGTGGCCGAGGTTGCCGACGAGGTGGCCGTCATGTACCTCGGCCTCGTCGTCGAGCAGTGCGGTGTCGACGACCTCTTCCACGATCCGCGGCATCCGTACACCAGGGCTCTCTTGGACTCGATACCGACGGTGGGCCCCAGGGCCAAACGCAGACTCGCGGCGATCCGCGGCATGGTTCCCCATCCGTACGACCGACCGGTGGGTTGCCCCTTCCACACTCGCTGCGTTTCCGCGATGCCGGGTGTGTGCGATGCCGTCGTACCGCCCACGCTGACGGTCACAAGGGCTGACGGGACCGTGGACCGCGCGGTCCGATGTCTGTTGTACGACTCCGCCGAGTCGGTGCGGAGAGGGCCGATCAGGGCCGGGGAGGCGGGGCGATGA
- a CDS encoding ABC transporter permease encodes MTAVTDGPSPTGQTSSEIYVAPQRKLIWWRFRKNRLAVAGAVALGLIYLLAAFCEFWAPATPDTYRATYSYAPPQRIHVSFQGGLHFFVDDYRSQVSGKTLLREFTPDPSRRVALRFFPHGEKYKLWGAFPTTVHFFGPAQAGHPFYPLGADEQGRDLLTRLIYGSRISMSVGLIGVGLGLVLGTALGGVSGYFGGITDTLIQRVIEFIMSVPTLPLWLGLAAAVPPGWGPIKTYFAITLILSLIGWTGLARVIRSRFLQIRSEDYVLAAELDGVRRSRIIGRHMLPAFTSHIIATLTLSIPGMILGETALSFLGLGLQPPVVSWGVLLQDAQNIRVLSTAPWLLLSGAAVVVAVVALNFLGDGLRDAADPYDS; translated from the coding sequence ATGACCGCCGTGACAGACGGGCCGTCGCCGACCGGACAGACGTCGAGTGAGATCTATGTCGCTCCTCAACGCAAGCTGATCTGGTGGCGCTTCCGGAAGAACCGGTTGGCTGTCGCCGGCGCGGTCGCTCTCGGCCTCATCTACCTCCTGGCCGCCTTCTGTGAGTTCTGGGCGCCGGCCACACCGGACACCTATCGTGCGACCTACAGCTACGCGCCCCCTCAGCGGATCCACGTGTCGTTCCAGGGTGGTCTGCACTTCTTCGTCGACGACTACAGGTCACAGGTAAGCGGGAAGACCCTGCTGCGAGAGTTCACACCCGATCCCAGCCGGCGGGTCGCCCTTCGCTTCTTCCCTCACGGCGAGAAGTACAAGCTGTGGGGCGCTTTCCCTACCACGGTCCACTTCTTCGGACCGGCGCAGGCCGGACACCCGTTCTACCCCCTCGGCGCCGACGAGCAGGGACGTGACCTACTGACCAGGCTGATCTACGGGAGCCGGATCTCGATGTCGGTCGGCCTGATCGGAGTCGGTCTCGGACTCGTGCTGGGCACCGCCCTCGGCGGAGTGTCCGGCTACTTCGGCGGGATCACCGACACGTTGATCCAGCGGGTCATCGAGTTCATCATGTCGGTGCCGACCCTACCCCTGTGGCTCGGCCTGGCGGCGGCCGTGCCACCCGGGTGGGGCCCGATCAAGACGTACTTCGCGATCACCCTGATCCTCTCGCTGATCGGCTGGACCGGCCTGGCCCGAGTGATCCGCAGCCGCTTCCTGCAGATCAGGTCCGAGGACTACGTTCTCGCCGCGGAGTTGGACGGTGTGCGGCGGTCACGAATCATCGGCCGCCACATGTTGCCAGCGTTCACCAGCCACATCATCGCCACCCTCACTCTGTCCATCCCGGGCATGATCCTCGGCGAGACCGCCCTGTCGTTCCTCGGTCTTGGACTGCAGCCACCCGTGGTGAGCTGGGGAGTCCTCCTGCAGGACGCACAGAACATCAGGGTCCTCTCGACAGCACCGTGGTTACTGCTCTCGGGGGCCGCCGTCGTGGTCGCGGTCGTGGCGCTGAACTTCCTGGGTGACGGCCTACGCGACGCCGCCGATCCCTACGACAGCTGA
- a CDS encoding ABC transporter permease: MGRYLLRRFVYMIPTVFLISLVSFAIIQLPPGDYLTTVVANLSRSGQTVDPAQLAALKQRYALDQPLVAQYAKWISNIVLHGDFGQSFEHGRSVASLLAERLPLTLALGIATFLFTWAVALPAGIYSAVRKYSVGDYLMTAIAFVGIAVPGFLLALTVAYIQFRYFDKSVGGLLSPDYVDARWNLGKVLDLLDHLWLPIVVLSLGGIGGTIRVLRANLLDELRKPYVVTGRARGLSERKLIANYPVRVALNPFIATIGWLIPALFDGEVLVATVLGLQTTGPLLLGALQSQDMYLAGSIIFIACVLTVIGTLISDILLALVDPRIREGQY, from the coding sequence ATGGGGCGCTACCTGCTCCGCCGATTCGTCTACATGATCCCGACGGTGTTCCTGATCTCGTTGGTGTCGTTCGCGATCATTCAGCTACCGCCGGGTGACTACCTGACCACTGTGGTGGCCAACCTGTCGCGCAGCGGGCAGACCGTCGACCCGGCGCAGCTGGCAGCACTGAAGCAGCGTTACGCACTCGACCAGCCCCTGGTCGCGCAGTACGCCAAGTGGATCAGCAACATCGTCCTGCACGGGGACTTCGGCCAATCCTTCGAGCACGGCCGCTCGGTCGCCTCACTCCTGGCTGAGCGGCTGCCGCTCACTCTGGCACTGGGCATCGCGACATTCCTGTTCACGTGGGCCGTCGCGCTCCCGGCAGGAATCTACTCAGCGGTGCGAAAGTACTCGGTCGGCGACTACCTCATGACAGCGATCGCCTTCGTCGGTATCGCCGTACCAGGCTTCCTGCTGGCGCTCACCGTCGCGTACATCCAGTTCCGTTACTTCGACAAGAGCGTCGGGGGGCTCCTGTCCCCGGACTACGTCGACGCTCGGTGGAACCTCGGCAAGGTCCTTGACCTCCTGGACCACCTGTGGCTGCCGATCGTCGTACTCTCACTCGGGGGTATCGGAGGGACGATCCGCGTGCTCCGGGCCAACCTGCTGGACGAGCTCCGCAAGCCCTACGTCGTCACCGGCAGGGCCCGCGGCCTGTCCGAACGCAAACTGATCGCGAACTATCCGGTCCGGGTGGCGCTGAACCCCTTCATCGCCACGATCGGCTGGCTCATCCCCGCTCTCTTCGACGGCGAAGTGCTCGTGGCGACCGTACTCGGGCTGCAGACGACGGGACCGTTGCTGCTCGGCGCCCTGCAGAGCCAGGACATGTACCTCGCCGGAAGCATCATCTTCATCGCATGCGTCCTCACCGTGATCGGAACCCTGATCTCGGACATTCTTCTTGCGCTCGTCGACCCGCGGATCCGCGAAGGCCAGTACTAG